In Thermorudis peleae, a genomic segment contains:
- the mrdA gene encoding penicillin-binding protein 2 — MVSVLVVVGGAFLLAARLGRLAAGPEPTATAAATSTASPLAVAGGTPVPAGATFASPQELAQAFIAAWQKGDYAAMYPLISSAAQSHISQADFVKRYQDIAAEMGQRSITVTLGTAAPGAMRLPIHVVRQTSRVGTLTEDNVIPIIREQGQYRVDWTPSLIVADLGDGYVRWVPVVPQRGRILDRKGRPLAELGMVDKVGVIPGQIKDENALLESLSQLLNLPKDVIKQRYANGQPDWFMPITTLPDPVDPQLAQKLLAIPGVVIRQWPDRVYPLGPAAAHITGYLTEISADELAKYADRGYEVGDRIGRAGIEAWGEQYLSGKRGGRLVIVGPDGQERKLLAEVPSQPAADIVLTIDADLQQAAYKALGDKVGSIVVLDPNTGAILAMASNPSFDPNQFILGMTPEAWNALNDPQKQPLVNRATQMAYPTGSTFKVVTMAAALEKLGMTAQTRINCPATFSLPGSSQVWHDWSPNGQGVLTLHNALVQSCDTVFYQIGAQLDEHDPNLLPQMARGFGFGSQTGLAELPEVAGLVPDPTWKRQQKNDYWARGDAVNLAIGQGFFLATPLQLADAYAAIANGGTLWEPYLVQEVVAVDGTKLYTHQPKARGTLPVSPQHLADIRSALHDVTSAPNGTAVTAFRGEKVPVAGKTGTAESGQQQPHAWFAEFAPVDGAKLAAVVMVEHGGEGSVTAAPLARQVVDAAVQAGIITQ; from the coding sequence GTGGTCAGCGTGCTGGTCGTGGTGGGGGGAGCGTTCCTGCTCGCAGCGCGGCTGGGGCGCCTTGCCGCCGGGCCGGAGCCGACGGCGACAGCGGCGGCGACGAGCACGGCGAGTCCGCTGGCGGTGGCTGGCGGCACGCCCGTGCCGGCTGGGGCGACATTCGCGTCGCCGCAGGAACTGGCCCAGGCGTTCATCGCGGCCTGGCAGAAGGGCGACTATGCCGCAATGTACCCGTTGATCTCAAGTGCCGCGCAGTCGCACATCAGCCAGGCGGACTTCGTCAAGCGGTACCAGGACATTGCGGCCGAGATGGGGCAGCGGTCGATCACGGTAACGCTGGGGACGGCCGCGCCGGGGGCGATGCGGCTGCCGATCCACGTGGTGCGGCAGACGAGCCGGGTGGGGACGCTGACCGAAGACAATGTGATCCCGATTATTCGCGAGCAAGGGCAATATCGGGTAGACTGGACGCCCTCGCTGATTGTGGCTGACCTGGGAGACGGCTACGTGCGCTGGGTGCCGGTGGTGCCGCAGCGTGGCCGGATCCTTGACCGCAAGGGGCGGCCACTGGCAGAGCTGGGGATGGTGGACAAGGTCGGGGTGATTCCCGGGCAGATCAAGGACGAGAACGCGCTGCTGGAGAGCTTGAGCCAGTTGCTGAACCTGCCGAAGGACGTCATCAAGCAACGCTATGCGAACGGGCAGCCGGACTGGTTCATGCCGATCACCACGCTGCCCGATCCGGTCGATCCGCAGCTGGCGCAGAAGTTACTGGCGATTCCCGGGGTGGTGATCCGGCAGTGGCCCGACCGCGTCTACCCGCTGGGGCCAGCGGCGGCGCACATCACGGGCTATTTGACGGAGATTAGCGCCGACGAGCTGGCGAAGTATGCTGACCGGGGCTATGAGGTTGGCGACCGGATTGGCCGGGCAGGCATTGAGGCGTGGGGCGAGCAGTACCTGAGCGGCAAGCGCGGCGGGCGGCTGGTGATCGTCGGGCCGGACGGGCAGGAGCGGAAGCTGCTAGCGGAGGTGCCGAGCCAGCCGGCTGCCGACATCGTGCTGACGATCGACGCTGATTTGCAGCAGGCGGCTTACAAGGCGCTGGGGGACAAGGTTGGCAGCATCGTCGTGCTCGACCCGAACACCGGGGCGATCCTGGCGATGGCCAGCAACCCGAGCTTCGACCCGAACCAGTTCATCCTGGGGATGACGCCGGAGGCGTGGAACGCGCTGAATGATCCGCAGAAGCAGCCGCTGGTGAACCGGGCGACGCAGATGGCCTACCCGACGGGATCGACGTTTAAGGTCGTGACGATGGCCGCGGCGCTCGAGAAGCTGGGGATGACGGCGCAGACGCGGATCAACTGTCCGGCGACGTTCTCGTTGCCTGGCAGCTCGCAGGTGTGGCACGACTGGAGCCCGAACGGGCAGGGTGTGCTGACGCTGCACAATGCGCTGGTGCAGTCGTGTGACACGGTGTTCTACCAGATTGGTGCCCAGCTCGACGAGCATGACCCGAACCTGCTGCCGCAGATGGCGCGGGGCTTTGGGTTTGGCTCGCAGACGGGGCTGGCGGAGTTACCGGAAGTTGCTGGGCTCGTGCCGGATCCGACGTGGAAGCGGCAGCAAAAGAACGACTACTGGGCGCGGGGCGATGCGGTGAACCTGGCGATTGGGCAGGGCTTCTTCCTGGCAACGCCGCTGCAACTGGCCGATGCCTATGCAGCGATCGCGAACGGTGGGACGCTCTGGGAGCCCTATCTGGTGCAAGAGGTGGTGGCGGTCGATGGGACGAAGCTCTATACCCACCAGCCGAAGGCGCGGGGCACGCTCCCGGTCTCGCCGCAGCACCTGGCGGATATTCGCAGCGCGCTGCATGACGTGACGTCAGCACCGAATGGCACGGCGGTGACGGCGTTCCGCGGAGAGAAGGTGCCGGTTGCGGGCAAGACGGGGACGGCCGAGAGCGGGCAGCAGCAGCCGCACGCCTGGTTCGCGGAGTTTGCGCCGGTGGACGGGGCGAAGCTGGCAGCGGTTGTCATGGTCGAGCACGGCGGCGAGGGCTCGGTGACGGCAGCGCCCCTGGCACGGCAGGTGGTGGATGCGGCCGTGCAAGCGGGGATCATCACGCAGTAG
- a CDS encoding penicillin acylase family protein, giving the protein MHRFPFRLLVGTSTAALAVVLVVLLALPLGPLPALGPTFNPVTGVFAGIDRDQASTLTVPGLQQPVIINEDAYGVPHIFAQTDHDLFFAQGYLTARHRLTELDLIRRQAEGRLAEIVGPAALPSDERERVLGLARTAQAAAARLPQVDPEAAAELDAYAAGINAWIDEAVRTHALPPFFRLLGYTPEHWQVADSLAIQGIMTQELAFSTAPIDRANLADALGQDAAATLFPQLPQNPQLPYAPGPYPAITPDQAALDAALLPYGNGAGTGGRQPSSADAPPPPSRATSLPPSRTVDRLIQSMPWLVDPLGLLVRPQLTEGNSNNWAVGGGLTDTGKPYLAGDPHLGLTLPAIWIEVHLESPTIHVYGVSIPGTPGIIIGHNRTVAWSLTNTQNAQTVFYREQTSPDHPGQYFYAGQWRPFVDHDETILVRGQPAHHLTVHWTVHGPVIPEGLAGIPPLNGRTLAMAWTGNLFSDDVGALLRLMQARTADDVRAALARWGAPTQNFAYATTDGAIGIIAAGYYPLLAHGQLDTLLDGSDPQQNWQGLIPANAVPQVQGKPNQFVWSANQRPVSADYPVDIGSALGFDAGYRASVIYAFLNDPANRPLTRDRLMALQASHQDALARRMLPVVVQALAQDTTLSPLAQQALALLRQWDGTMAANQAAPAIWWHFLQAFIVQLFGPWWAQAGLDQTAYTLHTFTPHQDGWDGNLVVAAEVLTTGNPADRAQVLQRWLADPSTGQPRPLPTLFHNALESAVNDLAQRLGANPASWQWGAIHRRLIPSLTQAPRLARGPYPTDGDRFTVDPSGGESSTGGASWRMIADLADLTRSVGVFPAGESEDPTSPHYDDQLPLWLNHQVKPLHFPDTPQTTPGGWVVRVWQLRPKGAS; this is encoded by the coding sequence ATGCACCGGTTTCCATTCCGCCTGCTGGTCGGCACGAGCACAGCCGCCCTCGCGGTTGTGCTCGTTGTCCTGCTCGCGCTCCCGCTCGGCCCACTCCCCGCCCTCGGCCCCACCTTCAACCCCGTCACCGGCGTCTTTGCCGGCATCGACCGCGATCAAGCATCGACGCTCACCGTCCCTGGCTTACAGCAGCCGGTCATCATCAACGAAGACGCCTACGGCGTGCCCCACATCTTCGCCCAAACCGACCATGACCTCTTCTTCGCCCAGGGGTACCTCACCGCACGCCATCGCCTCACCGAACTCGACCTGATCCGCCGCCAGGCCGAAGGCCGCCTCGCCGAAATCGTCGGCCCGGCTGCCCTCCCCAGCGACGAACGCGAGCGCGTCCTCGGCCTCGCCCGCACGGCGCAGGCCGCCGCCGCCCGCCTCCCCCAGGTCGACCCCGAGGCCGCCGCCGAACTCGACGCCTACGCCGCGGGCATCAACGCCTGGATCGACGAGGCCGTCCGCACCCACGCCTTGCCGCCCTTCTTCCGCTTGCTCGGGTACACCCCCGAACACTGGCAGGTCGCCGACAGCCTCGCCATCCAGGGCATCATGACCCAGGAACTCGCCTTCAGCACTGCACCCATCGACCGCGCCAACCTCGCCGACGCCCTCGGCCAAGACGCCGCCGCAACGCTCTTCCCGCAACTTCCCCAGAACCCGCAACTGCCCTACGCGCCCGGCCCCTACCCCGCCATCACGCCCGACCAGGCCGCCCTCGACGCCGCCTTGCTCCCCTATGGCAACGGCGCTGGCACCGGCGGCCGCCAGCCGTCGTCCGCTGACGCGCCGCCCCCGCCATCACGCGCCACCAGCCTCCCGCCCTCGCGCACCGTCGACCGGCTCATCCAGTCCATGCCCTGGCTCGTCGATCCGCTCGGGCTCCTCGTCCGGCCACAGCTCACCGAGGGCAACAGCAACAACTGGGCGGTCGGCGGCGGCCTCACCGACACCGGCAAGCCCTACCTCGCCGGCGACCCCCACCTCGGCCTCACGTTGCCAGCCATCTGGATCGAAGTCCACCTCGAGTCGCCGACCATCCACGTCTACGGCGTCAGCATCCCCGGCACACCCGGCATCATCATCGGCCACAACCGTACCGTCGCCTGGAGCCTGACCAACACCCAAAACGCCCAGACCGTCTTCTACCGCGAACAGACGAGCCCTGACCACCCGGGCCAGTACTTCTACGCCGGACAGTGGCGCCCCTTCGTCGACCACGACGAAACCATCCTCGTCCGTGGCCAGCCCGCCCACCACCTCACGGTCCACTGGACCGTCCATGGCCCGGTCATCCCCGAAGGGCTTGCCGGCATCCCGCCGCTGAACGGCCGCACGCTCGCCATGGCCTGGACCGGCAATCTCTTCTCCGACGACGTCGGCGCACTCCTCCGCCTGATGCAAGCCCGCACCGCCGACGACGTCCGTGCCGCCCTCGCCCGCTGGGGCGCCCCAACCCAGAACTTCGCCTACGCCACCACTGACGGCGCTATCGGCATCATCGCCGCAGGCTACTACCCGCTCCTCGCCCACGGCCAGCTTGACACCCTGCTCGACGGCAGCGACCCGCAGCAGAACTGGCAGGGCCTCATCCCAGCTAACGCTGTCCCCCAGGTCCAGGGCAAGCCCAACCAGTTCGTCTGGTCAGCGAACCAGCGGCCGGTCAGCGCTGACTATCCTGTTGATATCGGCAGCGCCCTCGGTTTCGACGCCGGCTATCGCGCAAGCGTCATCTACGCGTTTCTCAACGACCCCGCCAACCGGCCGCTCACGCGCGATCGCCTCATGGCCCTCCAGGCCTCGCACCAGGACGCCCTCGCGCGGCGCATGCTCCCCGTCGTCGTCCAGGCTCTCGCCCAGGACACCACGCTCTCCCCGCTTGCCCAGCAGGCCCTCGCCCTCCTGCGCCAGTGGGACGGCACCATGGCAGCCAACCAGGCCGCCCCCGCCATCTGGTGGCACTTCCTCCAGGCCTTCATCGTCCAGCTCTTCGGCCCCTGGTGGGCCCAGGCCGGTCTCGACCAAACCGCCTACACCTTGCACACCTTCACGCCGCACCAGGACGGCTGGGACGGCAACCTCGTCGTCGCCGCCGAAGTGCTCACCACCGGCAACCCCGCCGACCGCGCCCAGGTCCTCCAGCGCTGGCTCGCCGACCCCTCCACCGGCCAGCCCCGTCCACTCCCCACCCTCTTCCATAACGCGCTCGAATCCGCGGTCAACGACCTCGCCCAGCGGCTCGGCGCCAACCCAGCCAGCTGGCAGTGGGGTGCCATCCACCGCCGCCTCATCCCATCCCTCACCCAGGCCCCGCGCCTCGCCCGCGGCCCCTATCCCACCGACGGCGACCGCTTCACCGTCGACCCCAGCGGTGGCGAGTCATCGACCGGCGGTGCCAGCTGGCGCATGATCGCTGACCTGGCCGATCTCACGCGTTCCGTCGGCGTCTTCCCCGCCGGCGAATCCGAAGACCCGACCAGCCCGCACTACGACGACCAGCTACCGCTCTGGCTCAACCACCAGGTCAAGCCGCTCCACTTCCCCGACACCCCACAGACCACCCCAGGCGGCTGGGTCGTCCGCGTCTGGCAGCTTCGCCCGAAAGGAGCGTCGTGA
- a CDS encoding Ldh family oxidoreductase, whose protein sequence is MGQNEVRVPVDTLHAFVVDAFRRVGIPDDDARISADILLASDVRGIESHGVPRLRGYITRIRQGVINLRPTLRVLAETPATLALDADNGLGMPSAYRAMQRCIAKAQQTGFCLTTVRNSNHFGIAGYYATMALEAGLCGVAMTNATPLVVPAGARDPYLSTAPIAVAIPAGEEPPFVLDMATSTVAWGKIEIAQREGKPIPRGWAYDANGELTTDPFTAVALTPLGALPELGAHKGYGLGLFIEVLCGPLAGGPWGYHVAGSRSAPRPSGTGHAFMAWRIDAFQPEDQFRAAMDEMLRTLRSAAPRSGVARVLVPGDPEREAEADRRANGIPLHPKVLDDLRALAAELDLPAPF, encoded by the coding sequence GTGGGGCAGAACGAGGTTCGCGTGCCGGTCGACACGCTCCATGCCTTCGTCGTCGACGCCTTCCGCCGGGTCGGCATCCCTGACGACGATGCCCGGATTAGCGCCGACATCTTGCTCGCATCCGACGTCCGCGGCATCGAGTCACACGGCGTCCCACGCCTGCGCGGCTACATCACCCGCATCCGCCAGGGCGTCATCAACTTGCGGCCAACCCTCCGCGTCCTCGCCGAAACCCCCGCGACGCTCGCCCTCGACGCCGACAACGGCCTCGGCATGCCGTCGGCCTACCGCGCCATGCAGCGCTGCATCGCCAAGGCCCAGCAGACCGGCTTCTGCCTCACGACGGTCCGCAACAGCAACCACTTCGGCATCGCGGGGTACTACGCCACCATGGCGCTCGAGGCCGGCCTCTGCGGCGTCGCCATGACCAACGCCACGCCGCTCGTCGTCCCCGCTGGCGCGCGTGACCCCTATCTCAGCACCGCCCCCATCGCCGTCGCCATCCCCGCGGGCGAGGAGCCGCCCTTCGTCCTCGACATGGCCACGAGCACCGTCGCCTGGGGCAAAATCGAAATCGCCCAGCGCGAGGGAAAGCCCATCCCCCGCGGCTGGGCCTATGACGCCAATGGCGAGCTGACCACCGACCCCTTCACCGCCGTCGCTCTCACGCCGCTCGGCGCGCTGCCCGAACTCGGCGCGCACAAAGGCTACGGCCTCGGTCTCTTCATCGAAGTTCTCTGTGGCCCACTCGCCGGCGGCCCCTGGGGCTACCACGTCGCCGGCTCACGGAGCGCGCCGCGCCCCTCCGGCACTGGCCACGCCTTCATGGCCTGGCGCATCGACGCTTTCCAGCCCGAGGACCAGTTCCGCGCCGCCATGGACGAGATGCTCCGCACGCTCCGCTCCGCCGCCCCACGCTCTGGCGTCGCGCGCGTGCTCGTGCCCGGCGATCCCGAGCGTGAGGCCGAGGCCGACCGGCGCGCCAACGGCATCCCGCTCCATCCCAAAGTCCTCGACGACCTCCGCGCCCTGGCCGCCGAACTCGACCTGCCCGCGCCCTTCTAG
- a CDS encoding ribose-phosphate diphosphokinase — MGLYDQLTIFTGNANPELARKVCAYIDIPLGRIEVFKFSNENIFVRIGESVRENDVFVIQSFSSPVNESIMELLIIIDALKRASAGRITAVIPYYGYGRTDKKDQPRVPITARLIADMITVAGADRVLTIDLHAGQIQGFFNIPVDEMTALPILARYFQEKQLSNPVVVSPDLGSTKRARNFADELNAPLAIIEKRRKGNNDQTELLNLIGDVRDAEVILIDDEIDTAGSITQAAELCLARGARTIYAACTHPVLSGPAVERLARSPIQELVVTDTIPLPPHKHLEKITVLSVAPLLGESIQRIHTGASVSLAYRSAARLRWPSVG, encoded by the coding sequence ATGGGACTCTATGACCAGCTGACGATCTTCACTGGGAACGCGAACCCCGAGCTGGCGCGCAAAGTCTGCGCGTATATCGATATCCCGCTCGGGCGGATCGAGGTTTTCAAGTTCAGCAACGAGAATATTTTTGTGCGCATCGGCGAGAGCGTGCGCGAGAACGACGTCTTCGTGATCCAGTCGTTCAGCAGCCCGGTCAACGAGAGCATCATGGAGCTGCTGATCATCATCGACGCGCTGAAGCGGGCGTCGGCTGGGCGGATCACGGCGGTGATCCCGTACTACGGCTATGGGCGGACGGACAAGAAGGATCAGCCGCGGGTGCCGATTACCGCGCGGCTGATCGCCGACATGATTACGGTGGCCGGGGCTGACCGGGTGCTGACGATCGACCTGCACGCTGGGCAGATTCAGGGCTTCTTCAACATCCCGGTGGACGAGATGACGGCGCTACCGATCCTGGCGCGGTATTTCCAGGAAAAGCAACTCAGCAATCCGGTGGTGGTCTCGCCTGACCTGGGGAGCACGAAGCGGGCGCGCAACTTCGCGGACGAGCTGAATGCGCCGCTGGCGATCATCGAGAAGCGGCGCAAGGGGAACAATGACCAGACCGAGTTGCTGAACCTGATCGGCGACGTGCGGGACGCTGAGGTGATTCTGATCGACGACGAGATTGACACGGCGGGGTCGATTACGCAGGCGGCGGAGCTGTGCCTGGCGCGGGGGGCGCGGACGATCTACGCGGCCTGCACGCACCCGGTGCTGAGCGGGCCGGCGGTGGAGCGGCTCGCGCGCAGCCCGATCCAGGAGCTGGTGGTGACGGACACGATTCCGCTGCCCCCGCACAAGCACCTCGAGAAGATCACGGTGCTGTCGGTGGCGCCGCTGCTCGGGGAGTCGATCCAGCGGATTCACACCGGGGCAAGCGTGAGCCTGGCCTACCGCAGTGCAGCGCGGCTGCGGTGGCCTTCGGTTGGTTGA
- a CDS encoding alpha-ketoacid dehydrogenase subunit beta, with amino-acid sequence MSTTRTITGIAPAIAEAIDQEMAQRTDIVVLGEDVTYWGAVFGFTMGLFQKYGRDRVIDTPITEQTFMGMAVGAAAVGLHPVVSLMFVDFLGAGFDQMYNHMAKNHYMSGGQFAMPVTVLTAIGGGYGDAEQHSQVLYGLFAHVPGFKVVVPATAYDAKGLTISALRDPNPVVIFGHKLLTGLPFLPFEGIADEPVPDTPYTVEFGKAAVRREGRDVTLVAAGLMVHRCLRAAEQLAQQGIDAEVIDVRTLVPLDTATLVASARKTGRVLIVDEDYQSFGMTGELAFRIQADAFDALKAPIRRLAVPDVPIPFSAPLEQRVIPSVERIVAEAQALFGAPARATAR; translated from the coding sequence ATGAGCACGACACGCACCATCACCGGCATTGCGCCCGCCATCGCCGAAGCCATCGACCAGGAGATGGCCCAGCGCACCGACATCGTCGTCCTGGGCGAAGACGTCACCTACTGGGGCGCCGTCTTCGGCTTCACCATGGGCCTCTTCCAGAAATACGGCCGTGACCGCGTCATCGACACGCCCATCACAGAGCAGACGTTCATGGGGATGGCGGTCGGCGCGGCAGCCGTCGGCCTGCACCCTGTCGTCTCGTTGATGTTCGTCGACTTCCTCGGCGCCGGCTTTGATCAAATGTACAACCACATGGCCAAGAACCACTACATGTCCGGCGGCCAGTTCGCTATGCCCGTCACCGTCCTGACCGCCATCGGCGGCGGCTACGGCGACGCCGAGCAGCACTCGCAGGTGCTCTACGGCCTCTTCGCCCACGTCCCCGGCTTCAAAGTCGTCGTCCCCGCCACCGCCTACGACGCCAAGGGCCTCACCATCAGCGCCTTGCGCGACCCCAACCCCGTCGTCATCTTCGGCCACAAGCTGCTCACCGGCCTGCCGTTCCTGCCCTTCGAAGGCATCGCCGACGAACCCGTGCCCGATACCCCCTACACCGTCGAGTTCGGCAAGGCCGCCGTCCGCCGCGAAGGCCGCGATGTCACCCTCGTCGCTGCTGGCCTCATGGTGCACCGCTGCCTGCGCGCCGCTGAGCAGCTCGCCCAGCAGGGCATCGACGCCGAGGTCATCGATGTCCGCACCCTCGTCCCACTCGACACCGCCACCCTCGTCGCGTCCGCCCGCAAGACCGGCCGTGTCCTGATCGTCGACGAGGATTATCAGAGTTTCGGCATGACCGGTGAACTTGCCTTCCGCATCCAGGCCGACGCCTTTGACGCCCTCAAGGCGCCGATCCGCCGCCTCGCCGTCCCCGACGTGCCCATCCCCTTCTCCGCGCCACTCGAGCAACGGGTCATCCCCAGCGTCGAGCGGATCGTCGCTGAAGCCCAAGCACTCTTTGGCGCGCCAGCCCGCGCAACGGCGCGGTAG
- a CDS encoding redoxin domain-containing protein, translated as MAAEQAGERLARGQQLPRLRGTGLDGEVDTRQWYWRRNLVVLFTHAWPCPGCAAYVEQLAEREPAIAAARGQLLVVVALGPTIAVRELTRLGRGTAVLLDEDGALHGRCGLRGMGGQPVAALVVTDDLGTIYARWDAGAEHAFPAPDEVVSWVEFVSYQCRECGADSPVVLDG; from the coding sequence ATGGCAGCGGAGCAGGCCGGTGAACGGCTGGCGCGCGGGCAGCAGCTACCGCGACTGCGTGGCACGGGGCTGGACGGCGAGGTGGACACACGGCAGTGGTACTGGCGTCGCAACCTCGTGGTGCTGTTCACGCATGCCTGGCCGTGTCCGGGCTGTGCGGCCTACGTGGAGCAGCTGGCGGAACGCGAGCCGGCGATTGCCGCGGCGCGCGGGCAGTTGCTCGTGGTGGTTGCCTTGGGGCCGACGATCGCGGTGCGGGAGCTGACGCGGCTGGGCCGTGGTACGGCGGTGCTGCTCGACGAGGATGGCGCGCTGCATGGGCGGTGCGGGCTGCGGGGCATGGGCGGTCAGCCGGTGGCGGCGCTGGTCGTGACCGATGACCTTGGGACGATCTACGCACGCTGGGACGCTGGCGCTGAGCACGCCTTTCCAGCGCCAGACGAGGTTGTTTCCTGGGTTGAATTTGTCTCCTATCAGTGCCGGGAGTGCGGCGCTGATAGCCCGGTGGTGCTCGACGGCTAG
- a CDS encoding universal stress protein, with amino-acid sequence MQERRRIGTIVVPLDGSALAEDALPYAVLLARKLDVPLRLLRVVPEDATPEAGAEARAYVEDVAKRLAVAAHGEIRYGDPAGEIIDYAQEQSDPLIVMTTHGRGGIGRWISGSVADKVVRHAGVPVLLLRSGVTHAVPDTLRMLLVPLDGSALAEAALPYAVELAAHTGATIHVVRVVDVPAMLYQSWVQMPASADIINQLEQDLVQDAESYLTMVAEQVRSQGVVVQTQVRSGLPVAELLELERKLQPDLVVMATHGRSGLSRLVLGSVAERLLREGTVPLLLVRPSEEPALSEA; translated from the coding sequence ATGCAGGAACGACGGCGGATCGGGACGATTGTGGTGCCGCTCGATGGCTCGGCGCTTGCCGAGGACGCACTGCCCTACGCGGTGCTGTTGGCACGGAAGCTCGACGTGCCCCTGCGGCTGCTGCGGGTGGTGCCCGAGGATGCGACGCCGGAGGCGGGCGCTGAGGCTCGGGCGTATGTCGAGGATGTGGCAAAGCGGCTAGCAGTCGCGGCGCACGGCGAGATCCGCTATGGCGATCCGGCTGGGGAGATTATTGACTATGCGCAGGAGCAATCCGATCCGCTGATCGTGATGACGACGCACGGACGGGGCGGCATTGGGCGTTGGATTTCCGGCAGTGTTGCTGACAAGGTGGTGCGGCACGCTGGTGTGCCTGTGCTGCTGTTGCGCTCGGGGGTGACGCACGCCGTGCCGGACACGCTGCGGATGCTGCTCGTGCCGCTGGACGGCTCGGCCTTGGCGGAGGCGGCGTTGCCCTACGCGGTGGAGCTAGCGGCGCACACGGGGGCGACGATCCACGTGGTGCGGGTGGTCGATGTGCCAGCAATGCTCTACCAGAGTTGGGTGCAGATGCCAGCGAGCGCGGACATCATCAATCAGCTCGAGCAGGATCTGGTGCAGGATGCTGAGAGCTACCTGACGATGGTGGCCGAGCAGGTACGGTCGCAGGGGGTTGTTGTCCAGACGCAGGTGCGGAGCGGCCTGCCGGTCGCGGAACTGCTGGAGCTGGAACGGAAGCTCCAGCCTGACCTGGTCGTGATGGCGACGCACGGGCGCAGTGGGCTGAGCCGGCTGGTGTTGGGGAGCGTGGCCGAGCGGCTGCTGCGTGAGGGCACGGTGCCATTGCTGCTGGTGCGGCCGTCCGAGGAGCCAGCGCTGAGCGAAGCCTAG
- a CDS encoding thiamine pyrophosphate-dependent dehydrogenase E1 component subunit alpha has translation MLKPEPSLPDLQYLVAQSGLTREQLLNAYQQLCLIRAFEETIADRYAIGKTPQFNMAAGPIRGEMHLAVGQEAVAVGVGLFLTDADAVVSTHRPHHHALAKGVPVDKLAAEIFGKATGLCRGKGGHMHLFDAEHRFACSGIVGASFPQAAGAAFAFKHRGEPHVAVAFAGEGAANHGTFTETLNAAALWQLPLVIVIEDNLYADSTPKWAALAQPHQFQRALGYNVTTYLVDGMDLIDVARAARQAIARARAGYGPSVIEALCYRYRGHFEGDGEEYRTREEVERWRQLDPIPRLARRLTALGWADDAVLAGLAAEATARVEQAIAFAEQSPLPEPDEALVGVFR, from the coding sequence GTGTTAAAGCCAGAGCCGAGTTTGCCTGACCTCCAGTACCTCGTTGCCCAGTCCGGACTTACCCGCGAGCAACTCCTCAATGCCTACCAGCAGCTCTGCCTCATCCGCGCCTTCGAGGAGACCATCGCCGACCGCTACGCCATCGGCAAGACGCCCCAGTTCAACATGGCCGCTGGCCCGATCCGCGGCGAGATGCACCTCGCCGTCGGCCAGGAAGCGGTCGCCGTCGGCGTCGGTCTCTTCCTCACCGACGCCGATGCCGTCGTCAGCACGCACCGGCCACACCATCACGCGCTGGCCAAAGGCGTGCCCGTCGACAAGCTGGCGGCCGAGATCTTCGGCAAGGCGACCGGCCTCTGCCGGGGCAAGGGCGGGCACATGCACCTCTTCGATGCCGAGCACCGCTTCGCCTGCAGCGGCATCGTCGGCGCATCCTTCCCCCAGGCTGCTGGCGCTGCCTTCGCGTTCAAGCACCGCGGTGAACCGCACGTCGCCGTCGCCTTCGCCGGCGAAGGCGCAGCCAACCATGGCACGTTCACCGAGACGCTCAACGCCGCCGCCCTCTGGCAGCTCCCGCTCGTCATCGTCATCGAGGACAACCTCTACGCCGACTCGACCCCCAAGTGGGCTGCCCTCGCCCAGCCCCATCAGTTCCAGCGGGCCCTCGGCTACAACGTCACCACCTACCTCGTCGATGGCATGGACCTCATCGACGTCGCCCGCGCCGCCCGTCAGGCCATCGCGCGCGCCCGCGCTGGCTACGGCCCCAGCGTCATCGAAGCCCTCTGCTACCGCTACCGCGGCCATTTCGAGGGCGACGGCGAAGAGTACCGCACCAGGGAAGAAGTCGAACGCTGGCGCCAGCTCGACCCCATCCCACGCCTGGCCCGGCGCCTCACGGCCCTCGGCTGGGCCGACGACGCCGTCCTCGCTGGCCTCGCCGCCGAAGCCACCGCCCGCGTCGAGCAGGCCATCGCCTTCGCCGAGCAGAGTCCCTTGCCCGAACCCGATGAAGCACTCGTGGGGGTGTTCCGATGA